From the genome of Portunus trituberculatus isolate SZX2019 chromosome 5, ASM1759143v1, whole genome shotgun sequence:
TATCTTTTATGGTTGATTTGTATTCTATTTTAAAATAATGGTTTTGTCTTGATTCTCATCAGAGGTGAACAGATAAAGACAACTCAAGTCTCTCTGTATGGTTGACGCAGCACtgtgaaaataaaggagattAATCGCCACCCACAGCTGCAGTGTCCCGGCCCGCTCGCTCCGCTGCCCTCATTTCCTGCCACGCTACGGACGCGATGCTGTAGCAGCTCgggacagcaccaccaccttgctGACCACGCCGCAGCCGCAGACTCTTCCCCCTCAACAGCTGCTCGGAAGATGGCGAGCAGCATATATTCACCATGCTGTGTGCTATTTCGAGTTGTGTATCAAATATACCCAAACGTGTATACATGTAGTACATGGAAAAATATGTGACTTGTTTGGGACATCATCCTTAATACCTGCCATACAAAAAATTAAACATCCCTATCTTACCCTAGATACTCcaaacaaaaaacaccacaccCCATCAATTTATCAcgtcttcttttctccccattttcctaaaccaaccaccaccaacaaacccCATCGaatgtcttctttcctccatacttTCCTAAATTATCAGCCTCATTTCCGATCCCACAAGTGCTTTCCCCTAAGGTACCATTGGCCCACACTGAAGCACAAAGGCGACGGTCAGAGGGACGGAGCAACAACGCAGTCCCCGTCCCagtgacaaaagaaaatggtaCAGCTGAAGAAAACAGTGTCGATGGGCCACCTATTGTGCACTCAGTTCGTGATAAATTGAccgataagagtgtgtgtgtgtgtagtgctgaCAAATAGCCAGTGACGGagggcaagaagaagaaagagtgaatactatagtatacattataaaggaacacaaacaacaccagaCCTGACGCTAGAGATGAGAAAAGACTCGATTAATGTATAGAGCTAAAATTGGTATATAttagaagacaaacaaaataagagTGAATACTATACATTATAAAGGAACACAATGatataaaggaacacaaacaacaccagaCCTGACGCTAGAGATGAGAAAAGACTCGATTAATGTATAGAGCTAAAATTGGTATATATTAgtagacaaacaaaataatagagGTTTCATTCACTTCAGCCctatataagaaacaagagaataGAGGTCTAAATCGAGCCTATAAGAACAACAGAGGTTTTAAATGAGAATGAAAGCAATAAAGCAGCTATTTCATATTACCGAAGAGAATAAACAATAATTACATACGAGGAGGACGATtacaagagaaaatagaaaaggagaggaaagaaggggagtaaaagccaataagaaaatatttggagagagagagagaaagaagaatataaaagataagAGGGAAACGAAAAGGAAGTATGCAGATTAtaggatacgaaaaaaaaaataaataaataaataaaaagattttaaaaaatatagtcgAAGATTTTAgtgtttaaaaagaaaattaagaaagagaagaatagcaATAAATACAATCAAAATTATGCATATtgcccatgagagagagagagagagagaatgttacaaGTGAGAGTACAGTtgccacacatcaccacacacacacacacacttacctttaTACCTTACATGTTTACTTCAGAGATGAATCAAGGCACCAGCGGAACACTTCAAGACCTTGGGGAATATttcagtggtgagtggtgaaggtgaggccAAATCTGCCGAGAGAAACGATTGGCTGAAACCTTTGCGAGTGTTGATTGTCACCTATTGAATATTCATCAGATAAACAGTGAtgctggctggctctctctctctctctctctctctctctctctctctctctctctctctctctgcaacagtgaaaatattaagagaaatGGATAAGTTATTgtgcttcctctttcttcttcctcctcctcctcccttctttttatatttctttatttatgacctacttcatgttttcctttattttctctctgaaATGGCAacgtctttcattttctccataAAGAGTTTTGATAAAAAAATtaacttttactattattaaaaATGCtattgatgctgatgatgatactagtgtgtgtgtgtgtgtgtgtgtgtgtgtgtgtctgtgtctgtgtctgtgtctgtgtctgtgtcagtgtctgtgtctgtgagagagagagagagagagagagagagaataaaggtatGCACAGCTGTATACAGGTTCTtataatttattctctctctctctctctctctctctctctctctctctctctctctctcatgggataCCTCCTGaggtgaagaaaatggagaaagaagagcgaAAGGAGtgcgaggaagagatgaaggaagaagaaaatggggaggaggaggaggaggaggagtttaaattggtcattcttctttctgtctcctgACTCAGTGTGGGGCGAAGAAAGGCTGGGGTGTGACTTACGGACTGACTGACTCGggtatgactgactgactaaggtatgactgactgactgactgagtgaatggggtgactgactgattaactgactaactaactgactgtgTGAAAGGGATGTGACCGACAGAATGACTAActgatttactgactgactgactgactgactgactgactggccttCTTAGTGACTGGTTGACTTAGTTTGACCAATTAAATGTCTGACGAAATGGCTTGCTCTTTGACTGACTGGCATTTTTGTATTGACCAGCTGACAGACGCGTAATATCCTCCTCAGAGAAATTTACGCTGTAGGATGCGGGTGTAAATAGTGTAAGGAGTGTGTTGAGATCCTTGGTAAGTTTACAGGTGACAGCATAATGAACGGCCTCCTCCCAAAATAAATCTGTATATTCATtaacatttagaaaaaaaaaaaatacagatgaaactaaaaaaaaaaaatagatgaaaagtgaTAATGAACAATAATGATCATGAAACGAACAAAAATACcagaaatattgttaaaatCCACACCATGCaaacagatgaaataaaaaaagatgaaaagcgaaaaaataaataataatcatgaaacgaacaaaaataccaaaaataTTTAAAATCCACACCATACAATCCTATAAAAGAGGATTAAATACCTTTACAAACAAGGAGAACATGTTGATAAAGGTGAGTACAAGTTTCTTACAGGGACAGTAAGTAACGTGTAGATTTGAATGCTTCCTGTACCTTCCCTTATTTACCTTGATCCCTTTAATCCAttcccttaaccctttccctTACCTTAAACGAACATTCCCATCACGGCTTTCCCCATTACCTTCTGAACCATTCTGTCTGTCACTAAAAAGGACAATATATAGAATAGACACTCAAATAACATTGTAATTTACCCATTCTATTAATCTTTTTCCTTAGCCCAACGTACACCCCCCCCTCATCGCTTTCCCTATTACCTTCTGTAGCATTCTCTCTCTAGCAAAAATAGCATTGTAATTTATCCTTATCATTCCCTTTAACCatattaaactttttttccttaccttaacCTATATGCACCCCCTTCATCGCTTTCCCTATTACCTCCTGTACCGTCCTGTCACTCACAAGGAGAGATATACAGAATAGTTACCCAAACAGCACTGCAATTTACCCTTATCATTCCCTTTAACCGATTCTATTAACGTTTTCTTCACCTTACACCGCTCTCACATCTTTCCCCATGGCTTTCGATACCGCCCTGTCACTCACtaggataaatatataaaacagttttttttttttttttttttacattacaagggcactggccaagggcaaacaaagtgttggaaaaaaaaaatcccgctggttgccaggccctgttaagaagaaagtagaaagagaaaaacaaaaaatctaaaggagggtccagttaacgtaagaggtgtcttgacactcctcttttgaaagagtttaagtcataggtaggtggaaatacagacacaggtagagagttccagagtttaccagtgtagggaatgaaggagtgaagatactggttaactcttgcattaggaagatggacagaatagggatgagaagaagtagagagtcttgtgcagcgaggccgcaggaggggggaagttAAACAAACAGCAATGcaatttgtttttatcattcccTTTAACCCATTCTATTAatccttttccttaccttaacCCAATATACATTTGTCCCAagtttttggctaactctcttaacctttcagggaactggcaatcaagtgggcttttctttttattttttgttgcccttaccCAGCTTCCCCTATTCCATTTTAACCgcgttttcaaattcattctggtgactatttggtgactttacacagtctcagatacttatgtgggagtttaagatagtaaagactgtggccattaatatatTCACCAccatacatccttcctaatgcaaatgaatcaatctatttatacccgaaaatcaaggtaaaaaatgcatttCAGGAAGAAGGATAATGGAGAACGCTTGCTTTGATAAGGATGGGGTTTGTGCATTTATACGAAGGATACtataggagggaagaaggatgatGGGGAACACTAGCTTTGATAAGGATGGAAGTTTGTGCATTTATACGAAGGATACtataggagggaagaaggatgatGGGGAACACTAGTTTTGATAAGGATGGGAGTTTGTGCATTTATAAGAAGGATGGTATTGGATGGAAGAAGGATGATGAGGGAAACACTAGGATGGAAGTTTGTGCAAGTCATTATAGgatgtgaaaaggaaaatttgacgtgttttactttttactttcctttctcactttttctcttaattttcttatttttcttagctATGAGataattcaatattttttcaattttttttcttttcatatttcttagcgacgatttacttatttttctttcctttctcatctttcttttcttcacccctTTCCCTATTAGCTTTTAAACCTCACGTCTCGCCCATTAGAAAATACATTAAACAGTTTAGTTACCCAAAGGCCATTGCTTGAatctctgttgctgtttggacttcctttgtattcctttgtatacctcaccttccctccaccttatCAGCTCAAAAGTATACGGACATTAATGGGATAATTCAAGGTTAGCGCAGCGCAGGTACGAGACGCAAACAGACAGGTAAAGGTTTCGCCGTGTTGTAATTAACGTGCCTCTTCTTACGTATTCCGAAAGGCCGCTAAGATGTGAGTGTTGTTGTATCGGCCAATCTTACTCTCCAGACTTGCTTTGATGTGTTTATGTG
Proteins encoded in this window:
- the LOC123514344 gene encoding uncharacterized protein LOC123514344; translation: MVKRLPGAFCSTFTAASCCRAADIHPFRVICSVPARSLRCPHFLPRYGRDAVAARDSTTTLLTTPQPQTLPPQQLLGRWRAAYIHHAVCYFELCIKYTQTCIHVVHGKICDLFGTSSLIPAIQKIKHPYLTLDTPNKKHHTPSIYHVFFSPHFPKPTTTNKPHRMSSFLHTFLNYQPHFRSHKCFPLRYHWPTLKHKGDGQRDGATTQSPSQ